A genome region from Penaeus monodon isolate SGIC_2016 chromosome 14, NSTDA_Pmon_1, whole genome shotgun sequence includes the following:
- the LOC119580725 gene encoding uncharacterized protein LOC119580725, giving the protein MAAGWRKERRNSLFSNIVAPMEEYQRLLAEFSNSDLSSISDDDDDWPSSPLRRRELFHELCANTESSASESDEENNRDGNVTTRSPEVTSSTAAAQTGPSRNLNTKGCHHFREI; this is encoded by the exons ATGGCTGCTGgctggagaaaagagaggaggaacagtCTCTTCAGCAATATCGTCGCACCCATGG AAGAATACCAGCGACTGCTGGCAGAATTTAGTAATTCTGATTTGAGCAGcatatctgatgatgatgatgactggccTTCATCTCCACTTCGGCGCAGAGAACTCTTTCATGAACTATGTGCCAACACTGAGAGTTCAGCATCTGAGTCTGATGAAGAGAACAACAGAGATGGAAATGTTACCACCAGGTCCCCTGAAGTTACAAGTAGCACTGCAGCTGCCCAGACGGGACCCAGCAGAAATCTCAATACTAAGGGATGTCATCATTTCAGAGAAATATAA